In Caloramator sp. E03, the sequence CCAATATAGCCACATCCAGCTTTAAATAAAGCTTCCCTGACTTGTTCAACATGAGTATTAGGAACATAAACAGTTAATTTATAAAGCTCCTGGGATTTATTGTAGGAGAGAGGCTTTATTCCATCAAGTTCTAATATATTTGCTATTATATAGTTCATTCCTCCTATTGCATTGTCAAAGTTTGTATGAAGTACATATAAATTTATATCATTTTTTATAAGCTCAAAAATTGATTTTGATATGTAATTATCCTTTATTATCCTTTTTATGGGCCTAAAAATAATAGGATGATGGGATATTATCATATCAACCTTTTTTTCAACTGCTTCTTTAACAACATCTAAATTCACTTCAAGGCACAAAAGTATTCTTTTTACAACCTTTTCAAAGTCACCTATTATAAGCCCACAGTTATCAAAATCCTCAGCAAGATAAAGAGGAAATTTTTTTTCTATTTCGTTTATAATATTTCTGCAAACTATAGACATTTCATCACATCCTCAAATCCTTTTATAAGCTCATGAACCTCTTTATATCTATCCATTTGTGTATTAGGATCAAGTTTTTCTGATACATTATAAAGCTTTTTAAGATTAAATGTTAAATATTCTCTTAAAAGATAATGCTTCTTTTCTATAAGCCTTAAACCCAAATAGTATATTGCTTCATTTTTATATGGAGGCTCCTCCCCCTTAGATGTCTTAATTATATGATAATACTTATTGTCATCTTTAACAAGTTCCTCATCCAATATTTTAAAGCCAAAATTAACAAGATATCTTCTTAAAGCTTCTGGATGTTGAGTAGGTTGCAATATTAAAAATTCAGCTTCTTTTGCTATTTTTTCTTCAGCTTCTAAAAGATTACTTATAGTGTATCCTCCCATCCCTGCAATTACTATAACATTAGCCTCACCTAATTTAAGAACTTCAAGACCAGAACCTAATCTTAATTCTATTTTATCTAAAAGGCCATAATATTCTATATTTTTCTTTGCTGCTTGCAAAGGTCCTTTTTTTATATCTGAAGCAATTGCTTTATCACATATTCCATTTAAAACAGCATATATAGGTATTAAACCATGATCGGTACCTATATCAGCAATGCATTTGCAATTAGGAATGAATCTTGCTATATTATCTAAACGATTTGAAAGCTTCATAAATTCCTCCTACAAACTATCATTGTGCAACAGCCTCATCATTTAAAGCATAAGGAAGTTTTTGTACAAAATTATAAAAATCCTCATAAGTTCCTACATAATCAGCCTTAGGTTCAATATTATTTTTATTAATCATGTAATCAGTGATCAAATAGGTTTTAATTCCAAGTTTACCTGCTATCAAATCCTCGCTTACATCATTACCTACCATCATACACTCAAATGGTTTTTTATCTATTACATTAAGTATCTCATCATAGTATTTTATTTGTGGCTTACAATAATGCATTATCTCAAAACTTGTAATGAGAATAAAATCCTTTTCATCAAGTCCTGCCCAATTAACTCTTTGAATTATTGCTTCCATTGGAAATATAGGATTAGTAGCAACAACTAAGGTATATCCTTTTTCTTTCAACGTCTTTATAGAGTTTATTACATATTTTGAGGGGGTAAAAATACCTGATATAGTTCTGTATTCTTTATCATAAAAATCCTTAAATATTTTATACATCTTTTCCTTTTCTTGCCCAGATATTTTGCAAAACTTATCCATAAATACTTCTTCATTAGTTTTATTGCAATCAGTATTCATAATCATTTCCTTTGTAGCATCCAATATATATTCTATAGTCTGTTTTGGAGTAAATAAATCTTTTAATTTATATACCATTTTTTTAAAGTATTCTTTTTCAAAATCCTCCCACTTATAAGGTAGAAGTGTCCCATCAAGATCAAATAATATTGTATTCATAAAATCCCTCCTAATAAAAGCAATATTTAAGGCTTACAAACCTGTAAGCCTTAAATATATTAATCAAGATAGTCCTTAAGTTTCTTACTTCTACTTGGATGTCTTAACTTTCTTAACGCTTTTGCTTCTATTTGCCTAATTCTCTCCCTTGTAACTTTAAATTCCTTACCTACCTCTTCAAGGGTTCTTGCCCTCCCATCATCAAGACCAAAACGTAGTCTTAAGACTTTCTCTTCTCTTGGAGTTAATGTATCAAGCACATCCATGAGTTGTTCTTTTAACATAGTATAGGCAGCTGCTTCAGCAGGAGCTGGAGCATCTTCATCAGGAATAAAATCGCCAAGATGACTATCTTCTTCTTCTCCAATTGGAGTTTCAAGGGACACAGGTTCTTGAGCTATTTTCATTATTTCCCTAACCTTTTCAACTTCCATATTCATTTCCTTAGCTATTTCCTCTGGGGTAGGCTCTCTCCCAAGATCCTGAAGCAGGTTTCTTGAAACTCTTATAAGTTTATTAATCGTTTCAACCATGTGAACAGGTATTCTAATAGTCCTTGCCTGATCAGCAATTGCTCTTGTTATTGCCTGCCTTATCCACCAAGTTGCATAGGTTGAAAACTTAAAACCTTTTTTGCAGTCAAACTTTTCAACAGCCTTTAAAAGCCCTAAGTTTCCCTCTTGAATTAAATCAAGAAAAAGCATACCTCTTCCAACATAACGTTTTGCAATGCTTACAACAAGCCTTAAATTTGCTTCAGCAAGTTTTTTCTTTGCCTCCTGATCGCCTTGTTCAATCCTCTTTGCAAGTTCTATCTCTTCTTCTGCTGAAAGGAGAGGCACCTTTCCTATCTCTTTTAAATACATCCTTACAGGATCATCTATACTGATTCCCTCAGGAAGGGTTAAATCAAGATCCTCTTCAAGCATTTGTTCAGGGTTGAAATCCTCTTCGTCATTAATCACTTCAATGTTCATAGATTCAAGTATCTCATATATTTTTTCTATTTGCTCAGGAGATAAGTCCACATCTTCCAAAGTATCCATTATTTCCTTATATGTTAAGACACCTGATTTTTTACCTTTTTCTATTAATTGTTTTACGATATTCATCTTAGCATTATTATTTTCTTTTTTCAAATGTACAACCTCCCTTAAAAGGATTACAATAGACTAAGCTGTCTTCTAAGTTCAATAAGTTCTTTGGATAAAATTGCAGATTTTTCAATATCGTTAGCTTCCTCATAGCTTTTTATTTGTTCATTTATTTCATCTATTTTATTTTCAAGGTTATATTTTTTAATTGTCTTAATCAAATCATCAGCAAGTTCATATAAGTCTTCACTATATTCATATTCTATAAAAATAGAAGCAACATCACCTATGCCTTTATCACTTTCAAACTCTATAAGAATCTCATTAGCATCTATCTTTTCTCCTTTTTCACACTTATTATATATATACTCTGCTGCCTTTTTATATTCATCAGTAATAAATTCCTTTGGTATTATTTTTTTGCTGATATAGCCATAAAGCTCAATATCCTTTATACATAAATTTAAAATTAATCTTTCAGCTTTTCTATATGCAGGTTCAATATTAAAAACATTACCATTTACAATATTATTTCTCATATTGTTCCTATTATTCTTGTTTATTTTATTGTTCTTTAACTTTTTTACCTGTTCAAGAATGCTTTGCACTTCAATACCAGTTTCATCAAAAACTTTGGCAGCGTATACTTGAACATCTATCGGGTTTTCAACTTCGCTTAATATGTTAGCAACATCATTTATAAACACGATTTTTTGATTTACATCTTTAAGGTTTTTTCCATCTTTTGCCTTTTCAATGCGATATTGAAGAACAGGAAGGGAATTCTCAATAACCTTTTTA encodes:
- a CDS encoding tRNA (adenine(22)-N(1))-methyltransferase codes for the protein MKLSNRLDNIARFIPNCKCIADIGTDHGLIPIYAVLNGICDKAIASDIKKGPLQAAKKNIEYYGLLDKIELRLGSGLEVLKLGEANVIVIAGMGGYTISNLLEAEEKIAKEAEFLILQPTQHPEALRRYLVNFGFKILDEELVKDDNKYYHIIKTSKGEEPPYKNEAIYYLGLRLIEKKHYLLREYLTFNLKKLYNVSEKLDPNTQMDRYKEVHELIKGFEDVMKCL
- a CDS encoding HAD family hydrolase, producing MNTILFDLDGTLLPYKWEDFEKEYFKKMVYKLKDLFTPKQTIEYILDATKEMIMNTDCNKTNEEVFMDKFCKISGQEKEKMYKIFKDFYDKEYRTISGIFTPSKYVINSIKTLKEKGYTLVVATNPIFPMEAIIQRVNWAGLDEKDFILITSFEIMHYCKPQIKYYDEILNVIDKKPFECMMVGNDVSEDLIAGKLGIKTYLITDYMINKNNIEPKADYVGTYEDFYNFVQKLPYALNDEAVAQ
- the rpoD gene encoding RNA polymerase sigma factor RpoD — its product is MKKENNNAKMNIVKQLIEKGKKSGVLTYKEIMDTLEDVDLSPEQIEKIYEILESMNIEVINDEEDFNPEQMLEEDLDLTLPEGISIDDPVRMYLKEIGKVPLLSAEEEIELAKRIEQGDQEAKKKLAEANLRLVVSIAKRYVGRGMLFLDLIQEGNLGLLKAVEKFDCKKGFKFSTYATWWIRQAITRAIADQARTIRIPVHMVETINKLIRVSRNLLQDLGREPTPEEIAKEMNMEVEKVREIMKIAQEPVSLETPIGEEEDSHLGDFIPDEDAPAPAEAAAYTMLKEQLMDVLDTLTPREEKVLRLRFGLDDGRARTLEEVGKEFKVTRERIRQIEAKALRKLRHPSRSKKLKDYLD